The Bubalus kerabau isolate K-KA32 ecotype Philippines breed swamp buffalo chromosome 14, PCC_UOA_SB_1v2, whole genome shotgun sequence genome segment cagatgtcttttgataatgtcatttgttttttcaacttttccggaggattggggtctccaggaacagtgtaagtgatattctattcctagagctttagacaccccctgagttacagcagcttcAAAGGCggagccattgtcactctgaaggctccgtggcagcccaaacctggggataatttcatggattaaaatctttataacctcCTTAGCCTGTTCACTACGACTGGGAAAAGCCTCAATCCATCCAGTAAAGGTATCTACCCAAACTTGTAAGCAAGAATATCCATTAGCTTTTGGCATGTGAGTAAAATCAATTTTCCAATCTTCTCCAGGATACTTCCCACTTCGTTGTAATCCAGATTTTGTtagcttttcagtctttgggttatttttttgacaaatctcacaccttttgataatattctttaaagttttcattacatttttaccttcaaacaaacGAGAAACCATTTGGTAAGTACTCTCGGCacccaaatgaaaactctgatgtaaacccttaagaatttttcactgagcattttcaggaattattaattgTCCATCCTCAGACTGTAACCATCTTTTATCAGTAATCTTTGTTCCTcgtttttcatatctttttaattcttcttcagtaTATTGTGGTCTTTTctgttccacaggacctgtccagatcaaaggcGTCTGTAGTGAAGGGGTTTCGTAAAGTGCCGCTTTTCTGGCTTGGCAGTCAGCCAGATGATTACCTTCGGCTATTTTACTCCcatccctgctgtgccctttgcagtgcataacagctacttctttaggacaatatatagcagttaaaagtctctcgatctctctgaaatgtttaataggttctcctgttgctgttttaaagtGTCTCTCTTTCCATATTGCAGCATGAGCATGTAAAGTCAAATAGGCATACTTAGAATCTGTGTAGATATTTacccgctgccctttgcttaactctagagctcgggtcagggccacaagctccgctaactgagcactggttccctgggggagagattttgcttccaaaacctgttcagcagtcaccacggcgtaacctgctttacgctttccatcctgaacaaaagaactgccatctgtaaatatttccatgtcaggattgtctaatggggtatcctttagatcctctcgagctgcatagtttaaagttaggaattgagaacaatcgtgatcaggtgtttcattttccttctcaggaaggaaagtggcaggatttaaattttcacaaactttaagcttagttactggtccttctaacaacaatgactgatacttaagaagcctactgtctgtcatccaaatattaaccttagaatttaagattccactcacatcatgagaagtcaggacagtaaggtttcgtccattaattatttttaaagcttcaggtgctaataaagccactgccccaattactcttaggcagtggggccacccacgtgaaactacatctaattctctgcttagataagctacaggttgctggtgaggccctcggggttgtgtcaaaactcccaatgccacaccttttctttcagtgacaaacaaattaaattctgaccctgtgggcaagctcagagctggagcttgcaggagagcagtctgaagaaccttaaaagccttttgagtttctggagaccaaaccggtttgtcggtttgggcctgctgagtttcagctataagtttatataaaggccgggcaagttccccgtaacctggaatccaaatgcgacagtaacctgtgattcccaaaaatcctctcaattgtcttaaagtcataggtagggggtgatttagtataggtttaattttctcagggcctatggccctagtcccttctgatatgattaggcccagatatctaaccgattgttgacaaagctgagccttttctcttgatgccttgtaaccacagtccgccagaaagtttaagaaatcttcagaggctcgcgaacaagcttcctctgtctcagcacagagcaaaatatcatctacatattgtaacaccactgtttcagagctattaaagttttgtagatctcgtgacaaactttgtccgaataagtgaggactgtcacgaaatccctggggcaaaactgtccaggttaattgagaagctggctgcgtagggtcttcaaaggcaaataggaattgactttcttccgccaaaggcactgaatagaaggcatcttttaaatcaattactgagaaatatttggcccgttcaggaatttcagacaatagagtataaggattaggcactacggggtgtaaaggaactacagcctcatttattattcgtaaatcttgaactagtctccatttaccattcgatttctttatacccaaaataggagtgttgcaaggactgttacaggaaattaatagtccctgttcctttaaattttcaatgatgggttttaacccttccttaacttcaggtttcagtggatactgcttcttatgtggaaatacgtgcgggtctttgagcttaacaactacaggaatagcattttgagctcgacccacagattttccatccgcccatactctaggatttacattttgttcaactaaagggagagaaagggagggctccatattcatgaaaacagaggcatggaccttgctcagtatatcccttcccaagaggggtgagggagattctggcacaatcagaaactcgtgtgaaaacagcacagaatcccagttgcaagataaagaataactgaaacaataccttttggctcgtccagacagtcccattacggaagcggatcgggaagaaagtgggccaggggcttcagtgagcacagaataagttgccccagtatctaaaaggaaatcgacggattggccccccacaactattaatacccagggttcctcaggtgtaattaggacgggagcttgtgtggcgacccccgggcaccttcagtcctgattgtcttgagagtccgacccgggagacctacgcctctgggggcagtctctcttccagtgtggtcctttgcagaccggacatggagccgggggcagcttagatgcctgagggcaatcccgcttgaggtgtCCCCCCTTTCCACAGTAGTAGCAAGCCCATCTgttttcacctgggcccctctgggcacttttctcaggctgtttaagaacgtttttcatagccatggcgaaggcttccgccttttcctttgtctttttttgtctttttttcttttcctcatattctctaccgtaatagactgtctgagccagttgtaacagagtatctaaagactgatttggtccatacgcctgttttaatagcttacggcggatatctggagccgactgagtgagaaatctatcttttaagatcacttttttctcttcactttcgggatcaatctcagtgaatctgcgaaggccttctctcagtctatctaggaatttaccaggagcttctttttcctcctgttctatatctgccaatttgccatagtttaaaggcttagaacgtGCCTGTCTAAGTCCTTCaggaatacatctaacaaaatgattctgatcccatcttcctttagctgtgttgtagtcccagtctggttctatagttgggaccgcctgattctcagtggggagggccgctatctcgttctccctcttctctactgattcattaccaagccattcatctccataagcaaccgcttttcccaaaactcgagtctttgactcgggagtcagcgtttgtcccaagatatacatcacatccttccaggtgaggtcataaagcagagtaacacctttgaaagctctaatatatttttctgggtcatctaaatagtctcccagatcttccttgattctttgtatttcttgataagagaaaggcttattaactctcacagactgattatttttcCCGGTGGGTGTTTtataaagaggcaacagcttttgtggctgttcctcagtctctctggctgttctgcgcatatgatcccagggatagattggagaaacctgtttttcctcttctctttgtctcctgccctccatctcatctcttacttcgatggtctgagtttctactgaaaccagagtagtctgaggtcgtactgagacaggagatgtttggacctccatgtgggcagtttgaatcccagtttggagtccccagcacgggggcaaagtaagaggacaggagggagctgaaggtttcacgcccaaatctatacccttaggacataagtctggcatatttcgcagagagtaaaagggcaacacatatgctacttctacccatttcccttgttccttacagaaccggtctaattgtagaacagtattatacttaagagaccctccaaccggCCACCGTTCgccgtcctccaatggataccgtggccatgcagtatcacataggaagaccaggtgtgtcttctttaagccctggggatcaaatctatcccagtttttcaggatacagttcaaaggagtgaggctggaattgttagctcccatctgtaagagagaaaaaaagcgaccagcgccattttttctaccggaggcgtccctccctgctctagatgggggtgtagacagacgttacaccaaaagcttttccttcctggtcggacttagtctgtcccttaccgacgcaggcgccgtactcgtccctcccggttctaccaccgagatggggtggggatgtaccaggggtagacttgatagcatccctatttgacgtccagctcttcacccttaACCTTGCTTGTCTCTGATGTCACCcggggtgaatcagagtaaccttctggaatgcctcccaagctaagaccgctgtgggaaacatttgtcacctgagtgcctgtgcacgaccctgagcatttcctgactacaataagaccgacgcgaacataaaactgagatgttcttttcaagcatcaccacaccagtataacagcctcctctgatccactaagagccgGCGTTACCCATCGCAGTCCCAATCTgcgtaacctttaacctcagagatgttctgggggctagagctccatctagcttccgaacTTTCGATTTCTAGCGAGGCTAGGCGCTTTCTTGAATTACCAGTctaagtttgggacctaagccacagtatacagtaacaatatagatcacaagtctctcgaaagtctatgatccgatagattaggttagtacttctaattctcaaagagttatgaaatggtcaaagagaccgaaaagtttgaccgagaaaggagagttcggtccacacgctttgcccatttctggtcggttcccgaaggagacattgagtgcctcttggcattggcaggtcggtataacaCCCCAACAGGTTTTTCCCATAAGCCCTATGAGATCActgtggaaccgcagagcagggccccttacttgcttcacgcagggcctgtcattcattcacacaagcacacggtagagttagtaaagcacagcagaaaacgtgttcgctaagagaacaaagaactaaagctctaagcatccttaccttgtcctgaaggatcccggacgagcccccaagatgaaaggttgttgttgaatcacgcgaatacaccaggattcttggctcccggaggagaagaattcaatccggggccagagacaaggcttgattgctcagagcttttgtgtaataaagttttttattaaagtataaaggagatagagaaagcttctgacataggcatcagaagggggcagaaagagcacccccctgctagtcttcagctggatgttatatagtcactagcagtctgttaatgaaagaaaggaatgtcttaaaatttagaatggcaccaaatggtttatcttgggccataaaataattaacttgaatcttaaaggacagaccaccatacaaatagtttcatttacatagattaggggaacaatatctgagtataacatactggtttgtcaagtaggttttgggccaagaggcggaaccgacttggagacagagtttggggtaaaggagtagtacattagcatagcttaagacaaacatttccataagaaaaaggcattggttatctctaggctcaagaatagctaacttcaggtgaaaccaggtgtcattatggcaacacagtattttaagagaaacctctctttaaatttgtatagagaaggaaaaaaatattattagtttgtttcttcctgccgcttaagagagataaaaatctctgacacttgcaggctatttcctccatttggagacccctggccttcctgcctgttaccctctcataagcaagccttcctcagcgatcaatgcaaagaaatagaggaaaacaacagaatgggaaagactagagatctcttcaagaaaattagagataccaaggggacatttcatgcaaagatgggctcgataaaggacagaaatggtatggacctaacagaagcagcagatattaagaagagggggcaagaatacacagaagaactgtgcagaaaagatcttcacgacccagataatcacgacggtgtgatcactgacctagagccagacatgctggaatgtgaagtcaagtgggccttagaaagcatcactacgaacaaagctagtggaggtgatggaattccagaggagctgtttcaaatcctgaaagatgatgctgtgaaagtgctgcactcaatatgccagcaaatttggaaaactcagcagtggcctcaggactggaaaaggtcagttttcattccaatcccaaagaaagcaatgccaaagaatgctcagactaccgcacaattgcactcatctcacatgctagtaaagtaatgctcaaaattctccaagccaggcttcagcgatacacgaaccgtgaacttccagatgttcaagctggttttagaaaaggcagaggaaccagagatcaaattgccaacatctgctggatcatggaaaaagcaagagagttccagaaaaacatctatttctgctttattgacgatgccaaagcctttgactgcatggatcacaataaactgtataaaattctgaaagagatgggaataccagaacacctgacctgcctcttgagaaatctgtatgcaggtcaggaagcaacagttagaactggacatgggaaaacagactgggtccaaataagaaaaggagttcgtcaaggctgtatattgtcaccctgcttatttaatttctatgcagaatacatcatgagaaacgctggactggaagaaacacaagctggaatcaagattgccgggataatatcaataacctcagatatgcagatgacaccacccttatggcagaaagtgaagaggaactcaaaagcctcttgatgaaagtgaaagtggagagtgaaaaacttggcttaaagctcgacacgcagaaaacgaagatcacggcatctggccccatcgcttcatgggaactagatggggaaatagtggaaacagtatcagactttattttggggggctccaaaatcactgcagatggtgactgcggccatgaaattaaaagacgcttactccttggaagaaaagttatgaacaacctagatagcatattcaaaagcagagacattactttgccaacaaaggtccgtctagtcaaggctatggtttttccagtggtcatatatggatgtgagagttggactgtgaagaaggctgagcaccgaagaactgatgcttttgaactgtggtgttggagaagactcctgagagtcccttggactgcaaggagatgcaaccagtccattctgaaggagatcagccctgggatttctgtggaaggaatgatgctgaagctgaaactccagtactttggccacctcatgcaaagagttgactctttggaaaagaccctgatgctgggagggattgggggcaagaggagaaggggacgacagaggatgagatggctggatggcatcactgactcgatggacgtgagtctgagtgaagtccaggagttggtgatggagagggaggcctggcgtgctgcgattcatggggtcacgaagagtcggacacgactgagcgactgaactgaactgaactgacataacataagaaatccccacataaaaggaattaaactcaatatatgagttttctcatacagtgtgatttactagcgaaaagcaaccaccaccccacaacctgaactgctcatgaatccagactgaatgaggcaggcagaataatgtcttattttaagcctcattccgagagagagagatttgtatgaatgatgtctctgtgaaatgaagcaatatattctggcctctttatttcctagtacttgtatttattaacaggagagataagaatggcatatattgtaagcatcttttttaaaaattcctcacccaaaatatctggtattaaactccgtagttcatggctgaaggtcatggattatggtttctgcttaatttacacatgaaggcagagctgaggtctctatggaaggctgttaaacactataagcaaacaTGGGGGGatggggatattgaaaaatatcagttattaccagatattcgcaactatctgggaagacgaatggatgatctttatgaaaatgtaactccaaacaactgatccacttgaggagataattcaattgggaaattaagtaagatttggttgatttacattatttacaacatattcattcagttactttgataacttctgcctccttaagatgattatttacaattctgaaacaccattcttttttgacatttaaatattcagcaaaatatgcaaaataatatttgcaaagtatcttgcaagtacaaaaataagacacatacatattcagttcagttcaggccctcagtcgtgtctgactctttgagaccccatgtactgcagcacaccaggcctccccgtccatcaccaactcccggagtccacccaaacccatgtccattgagtcagtgatgccatccagccatctcatcctctgttgtccccttctcctcctcccctcaacctttccaagcatcagggtcttttcaaatgcgtcagctcttctcatcaggtggccaaagtgttggagttttagcttcaacatcagtccttccaatgaacacccaggactgatctcctttaggatggactggttggatctccttgcagtccaagggactctcaagagtcttctccaacaccacagttcaaaagcatcaatccttcggccctcagctttctttatagtccaactctcacatccatacatgactgctggaaaaactatagctttgactagacagatctttgttgctcgtaaagtaatgctcaaaattctccaagccaggcttcagcaatacgtgcgccatgaacttccagatgttcaagctggttttagaaaaggcagaggaaccagagatcaaattgccaacacctgctggatcatcgaaaaagcaagagagttccagaaaaacgtctatttctgctttattgactatgccatagcctttgactgtgtgggtcacaataaactgtggaaaattctgaaggagacacacacataatatagccaaatattaatatggcctatctttgtgtggagaacagttaacaacatttttatgacatagtaataatatgattctttaaaatccatcatctgtcctattaattctaaaaaatattacattatttgagagagaaacattagaaaatatcctattacctaaaataaatctatagtattaaatatagtttaactcattatatagaatacaaatctatactattaatagttacattttatatccaaaactatgcacattttcataagaaaatgcagcaatcttaaaaatgtatttcaaacaaaatgtatactttgccctagaaaatcatgaaaatcctataggtatggatgtatacacattagacttccctggtagctcaactggtaaagaatccacctgcaatgcaggagacccctggttgattcctgggtcgggaaaatcccctggggaagagataggctacccactccagtatacttgggcttccctgatggctcagttggtaaagagtctgcctgcaatgtgggagacctgggttcagtccctggcttgggaagatcccctggaggagaacatggcaacccactccgatatttgtgcctggagaatccccatggacagagaagcctggtgggctacagtccatgtggccacagagtcagaaacacctaagcacagcagcagaatatatatatatatatattcccatcactgagtctgatctatattttgtcaaatattattttaggattattctacacttgaatttagatagtaagtgaaagtcttttactttgagataaatcatctgttttgaggaactaaaggatttatattttcttcttttttgtagcaaagtcagttgtagtttatttattccttgatcatgtatacttaatgtcaaacccagttcaaatagcatgagtttgtgtatatatatatatatatatatatatatatatatatatatatacacatatatttcccccaatacttacaatgttacttcacaaacagatcacacagtgacttgcttttcagactgtaagacttgccatgtcgac includes the following:
- the LOC129626444 gene encoding uncharacterized protein LOC129626444, which codes for MLSSLPLVHPHPISVVEPGGTSTAPASMGANNSSLTPLNCILKNWDRFDPQGLKKTHLVFLCDTAWPRYPLEDGERWPVGGSLKYNTVLQLDRFCKEQGKWVEVAYVLPFYSLRNMPDLCPKGIDLGVKPSAPSCPLTLPPCWGLQTGIQTAHMEVQTSPVSVRPQTTLVSVETQTIEVRDEMEGRRQREEEKQVSPIYPWDHMRRTARETEEQPQKLLPLYKTPTGKNNQSVRVNKPFSYQEIQRIKEDLGDYLDDPEKYIRAFKGVTLLYDLTWKDVMYILGQTLTPESKTRVLGKAVAYGDEWLGNESVEKRENEIAALPTENQAVPTIEPDWDYNTAKGRWDQNHFVRCIPEGLRQARSKPLNYGKLADIEQEEKEAPGKFLDRLREGLRRFTEIDPESEEKKVILKDRFLTQSAPDIRRKLLKQAYGPNQSLDTLLQLAQTVYYGREYEEKKKRQKKTKEKAEAFAMAMKNVLKQPEKSAQRGPGENRWACYYCGKGGHLKRDCPQASKLPPAPCPVCKGPHWKRDCPQRRRSPGSDSQDNQD